One window of Natrinema sp. SYSU A 869 genomic DNA carries:
- the nikB gene encoding nickel ABC transporter permease has translation MLRALLSRLGSLSAVMVGVSLITYGFVFLTPGDPAYTILREQRQSPPSASEVAAFRAEHGLDDPFLVQYVSWLTDAVQGDLGTSYYQSEPVTSLVLAQLPNTLELALAATVISVLVAVPMGVVSAVHRDTWIDRTSQVVALIGVSMPNFWLGYLLLLVCSLWLGLTPVGGAGTLGHLVLPAITLGTGMAAIVTRLVRTSMLEVLEAEYVDTARSKGVRERLVVYKHALRNALVPVVTIVGLQFGTVINGAVIVEAVFQRPGLGTLLVDAVFARDYPIVQGVVLVTAAVFVVTNQLVDLAYVALDPRIERGRGGERP, from the coding sequence ATGTTACGTGCCCTCCTCTCTCGACTCGGGTCGCTGTCGGCCGTGATGGTCGGCGTCTCACTGATCACGTACGGGTTCGTGTTTCTCACACCGGGCGATCCGGCGTACACGATCCTCAGAGAGCAACGCCAGAGCCCCCCGTCGGCGTCCGAAGTCGCGGCTTTCCGCGCCGAACACGGACTGGACGATCCCTTCCTCGTCCAGTACGTCTCGTGGCTCACCGACGCGGTTCAGGGAGACCTCGGAACCTCGTACTATCAGTCCGAACCCGTGACCTCGCTAGTGCTCGCACAGCTGCCGAACACGCTCGAGCTCGCACTAGCGGCGACGGTCATCTCGGTGCTGGTCGCTGTTCCGATGGGCGTGGTCAGTGCCGTCCACCGTGACACCTGGATCGATCGGACTAGCCAAGTTGTCGCGTTGATCGGCGTCTCGATGCCGAACTTCTGGCTCGGCTACTTGCTACTGCTCGTGTGCTCGCTGTGGCTCGGCCTGACGCCCGTCGGCGGGGCAGGGACCCTCGGTCACCTCGTGTTGCCCGCGATCACGCTTGGCACCGGGATGGCCGCAATCGTCACGCGGCTCGTCCGGACGTCGATGCTCGAGGTCCTCGAGGCCGAGTACGTCGATACTGCGCGGTCGAAGGGCGTCCGTGAACGGCTCGTGGTGTACAAACACGCGCTCCGGAACGCCCTCGTCCCGGTCGTAACGATCGTCGGGCTCCAGTTCGGGACCGTGATCAACGGTGCCGTGATCGTCGAGGCCGTCTTCCAGCGCCCCGGGTTGGGGACGCTACTCGTCGACGCTGTCTTCGCCAGAGACTACCCGATCGTCCAGGGCGTCGTTCTGGTGACGGCGGCCGTGTTCGTCGTGACCAACCAACTCGTCGATCTCGCGTACGTTGCGCTCGACCCGCGCATTGAACGCGGACGCGGAGGTGAGCGACCGTGA
- the nikC gene encoding nickel transporter permease — protein sequence MSERRSGPLPSSADPAGLLERGRQLVPRTNAQIRLGGGIVGLLVAVAFVGPMVSPYDPAAQALEARLQGPSFAHPLGTDALGRDVATRLAHGARVSLALALGATAVRLVIGTAIGLLAATGGRVVGTVLMRLVDIQLAFPGLVLALVIAGVLGPSLRNVVIALSIVGWASYARVIRGSVLSIKERPFVQAAKLYGTPWHRLVRRHLLPHVASPVVVLATLNLGTVVLAAAGLSYLGLGAQPPTAEWGSMIADSRSYLRSAPWLVTAPGVAIMLTVIGFNLLGDGLRDALDPDHLDDRQRRRT from the coding sequence GTGAGCGAACGACGCTCCGGACCACTTCCCTCAAGCGCGGATCCGGCTGGTCTCCTCGAGCGGGGGCGACAGCTCGTCCCGCGGACGAACGCCCAGATCCGGCTGGGTGGCGGAATCGTCGGGCTGCTCGTGGCCGTCGCCTTCGTCGGCCCAATGGTGTCGCCGTATGATCCGGCAGCACAGGCACTCGAGGCCCGGCTTCAGGGACCATCGTTCGCTCATCCGCTTGGAACCGACGCGCTCGGCCGCGACGTGGCTACCCGGCTCGCCCACGGGGCTCGCGTCTCACTCGCACTAGCGCTCGGGGCGACGGCTGTCCGCCTCGTGATCGGAACGGCGATCGGCCTGCTCGCTGCGACGGGTGGGCGCGTCGTCGGCACTGTCCTGATGCGGCTCGTCGATATCCAACTCGCGTTCCCTGGACTCGTGCTCGCGCTCGTGATCGCCGGCGTCCTCGGGCCGAGTCTGCGAAACGTCGTCATCGCGCTCTCGATCGTCGGGTGGGCCTCGTACGCGCGGGTCATTCGAGGGAGCGTCCTCTCGATCAAAGAACGACCGTTCGTCCAGGCTGCGAAACTCTACGGGACGCCGTGGCACCGGCTCGTTCGCCGGCATCTGCTGCCACACGTCGCGAGTCCGGTAGTGGTCCTCGCGACGCTCAACCTCGGGACAGTCGTGCTGGCGGCCGCCGGGCTCTCCTATCTCGGACTGGGTGCCCAGCCTCCGACGGCCGAATGGGGGTCGATGATCGCTGACAGCCGGAGCTACCTGCGATCGGCACCGTGGCTCGTCACCGCACCCGGCGTCGCGATCATGCTGACCGTCATCGGCTTCAACCTACTCGGCGACGGGCTGCGAGACGCACTGGATCCCGACCACCTTGACGACCGCCAACGGAGACGAACCTGA